In the Larimichthys crocea isolate SSNF chromosome XXI, L_crocea_2.0, whole genome shotgun sequence genome, one interval contains:
- the zmp:0000001167 gene encoding protein phosphatase 1 regulatory subunit 12A isoform X1, which produces MAATDHSRSEAAKQRRQDQLQRWLGSETDQTGWEARGNLSGSGTRRAKVRFAQGAVFMAACSAGDREEVAALLRQGADINHANIDGLTALHQACIDENAEMVQFLVESGSDVNRGDNEGWTPLHAAASCGFIQIAKYLIEHGAHVGAVNSEGELPLDVATEDAMERLLKGEIKKQGIDVDKARKEEERIMLQDAMAVLAGGGTLTPHPNTKATALHVAAAKGYIEVLKVLLQCGVDVDSRDTDGWTPLHAAAHWGQEEVCTLLADNMCDMGAVNNVGQTPLDVADENLADTLEELQKKQNALRSEKEKQTPVIETSPPISMVPVRPRRTSISRMSSKEKICLHEREKHPPPALPSSPAEDEEEEGQTGQSQSQSQGKASSSSSSEEESESESDAESEKAKNREIINNLNNKRNATSLLPTSMTTSTAASQVKKQDPSKLPTTEAPGSWRTSLRKAGSSVTLGSAGLSDFSQDSSRPPETTLGMTRSASSPRLSSEADTKEPRLARVPPIPTRRLFSIPDSSPDNSNSWLSRSSSYTRRLHSQSGNDLTSSTPSLLHSSSYGKRLDDPTVTSASTGTSSAGLSRLNSVLGQRVPQEQTEKKDQSAVSNSRGTTAGEQESKQRRKSYLTPVRDEEAEAQRKARSRHARQSRRSTQGVTLTDLQEAEKTMKTDNKGREKKEEEEKEKEKEKEAKAKKGEEGEVSWRSRIASLQKSDLLGLTQPTSAPRSQTSDKKDVEASTGESETERWARERRERRQARARRKAQRTGESDDNDPSGEEEFSGSGLDPQTVRHLSSRSDNSCNDFTQGGGSEMKDFKKLFEEVSRENSQLQSQLQDTQRIVSQTRLDLEKATQRQERFTDCSALLELERKDRRMLERRMAELEEELKVLVDLRADNQRLKDENGALIRVISKLSK; this is translated from the exons ATGGCGGCCACTGACCATTCCCGGTCCGAAGCTGCCAAACAGCGACGGCAGGATCAGCTGCAGCGATGGCTGGGCTCGGAGACCGATCAGACTGGATGGGAGGCCCGGGGAAACTTGAGCGGTTCAGGGACGCGGCGGGCGAAAGTTCGATTCGCCCAAGGAGCTGTGTTTATGGCCGCCTGCTCCGCCGGAGACCGGGAGGAGGTGGCGGCGTTACTCCGGCAGGGAGCTGACATCAACCACGCCAACATAGACGGACTGACAGCGCTTCATcag GCCTGCATTGATGAAAATGCTGAGATGGTGCAGTTTCTGGTGGAGAGCGGGAGTGACGTCAACAGAGGAGACAACGAGGGCTGGACTCCTTTGCATGCTGCTGCCTCCTGTGGCTTCATCCAGATCGCTAA ATACCTGATCGAGCACGGCGCTCACGTCGGGGCGGTGAACAGTGAAGGAGAACTTCCTCTGGATGTGGCCACTGAGGACGCCATGGAGAGACTCCTGAAAGGGGAAATCAAAAAACAAG GAATAGACGTGGACAAGGccagaaaggaggaggagaggatcaTGCTCCAGGACGCCATGGCAGTGCTGGCAGGAGGCGGCACTCTCACACCTCACCCAAACACCAAGGCAACCGCTCTGCACGTCGCCGCTGCCAAAGGCTACATCGAAGTCCTGAA GGTGCTGTTGCAGTGTGGGGTGGATGTGGACAGCAGGGACACCGACGGGTGGACTCCCCTGCATGCAGCAGCTCATTGGGGGCAGGAGGAGGTGTGCACCCTGCTTGCTGACAACATGTGCGATATGGGTGCTGTCAACAATGTG GGCCAAACACCTCTGGATGTCGCAGACGAGAACCTCGCGGACACTCTGGAGGAGCTACAGAAGAAACAGAACGCT TTACGCAgcgagaaagagaaacagactcCTGTTATTGAGACTAGCCCGCCAATCTCCATGGTACCAGTTCGCCCGCGCAG GACTTCTATCTCTCGTATGAGCAGCAAGGAGAAGATCTGCCTCCACGAGCGCGAGAAGCACCCGCCCCCCGCCCTGCCGAGCAGCCCGGccgaggatgaggaggaggaaggtcaGACGGGACAGAGCCAGTCTCAGAGCCAGGGGAAAGcgtccagcagctccagctcgGAGGAGGAGAGCGAATCGGAGAGCGACGCCGAGTCAG AGAAAGCGAAAAACCGAGAGATCATCAACAACTTGAACAACAAACGCAACGCCACCAGCCTGCTTCCTACCTCCATGACGACGAGTACTGCTGCAAGCCAAGTGAAAAAG CAGGACCCGAGCAAGCTCCCAACCACCGAGGCCCCAGGATCCTGGAGAACGTCTTTGAGAAAGGCGGGCAGCTCGGTGACTCTGGGCTCAGCTGGACTGTCCGATTTCAGCCAAGACTCCAGCCGACCTCCAGAGACCACCCTGGGTATGACCCGCTCTGCATCCAGCCCCCGCCTCAGCTCCGAGGCCGACACTAAG GAGCCGAGGCTCGCCCGGGTACCGCCCATCCCAACACGGAGACTCTTCAGTATTCCAGACAGCAGCCCTGACAACTCCAACAG ttggCTAAGCCGTAGCTCCTCTTACACCCGACGCCTTCATAGTCAATCAGGGAATGATCTCACTAGTTCCACCCCCTCTTTGCTTCACAG TTCATCTTATGGAAAGAGACTGGATGACCCCACCGTAACCTCAGCTAGCACAGGaacaagctctgctggactCAGCCGCCTTAATAGTGTCTTGGGCCAGag agTTCCTCaggaacagacagaaaagaaggaTCAGTCTGCCGTCTCCAACTCTCGAGGCACGACCGCAGGCGAACAGGAGTCCAAGCAGAGGCGCAA ATCATACCTGACACCGGTGCGGGATGAGGAGGCAGAGGCACAGAGGAAGGCTCGCTCCCGACATGCACGGCAATCCCGCCGCTCCACTCAG GGGGTGACGCTAACAGATCTGCAGGAAGCGGAGAAGACGATGAAGACGGACaacaaagggagagaaaagaaggaggaggaagagaaggagaaagagaaagagaaggaagcaAAAGCAAAGAAGGGAGAGGAAGGG GAAGTGAGCTGGAGGTCTCGTATAGCCAGTCTGCAGAAGTCTGACCTGCTGGGCCTCACGCAGCCCACCAGCGCTCCACGGTCTCAGACATCTGACAAGAAAG ATGTTGAGGCCAGCACAGgggagagtgagacagagcGATGGGCCAGGGAGCgcagggagaggagacaagCTCGGGCCAGAAGGAAGGCACAGAGGACCGGGGAG AGTGATGACAATGATCCGAGTGGAGAGGAAGAGTTCTCAGGCAGTGGGCTGGatccacag ACAGTCCGACACCTTAGTTCCAG ATCGGACAACTCCTGTAACGACTTTACCCAGGGAGGAGGCTCAGAGATGAAGGATTTTAAGAAG ttgttCGAGGAAGTCTCCAGAGAAAACAGTCAGCTCCAGTCTCAGCTGCAGGACACCCAGAGGATTGTCAGTCAAACCAGGTTGGACCTGGAAAAGGCCACACAG AGACAGGAGCGCTTCACTGACTGCTCGGCCttgctggagctggagaggaag GACCGGAGGATGTTGGAGCGGCGAATGGCAGagttggaggaggagctgaag GTTCTGGTTGACCTGAGAGCAGACAACCAGCGTCTTAAAGATGAAAATGGAGCACTGATCCGTGTCATCAGCAAACTCTCCAAATAG